A region of Deltaproteobacteria bacterium DNA encodes the following proteins:
- a CDS encoding SDR family oxidoreductase, which translates to MTAGRERQALVTGGAGFIGSHLVDGLLEAGWRVRVLDDFSSGREANLAAARARIELIRGDLADPATAAKAVAGAEVVFHQGAIPSVPRSVAEPVRTNRVNIDGTLTILEAAREAGVRRVVYAASSSAYGDTEVLPKVETMPASSLSPYALQKYAGEVYCRLYHELYGLETVALRYFNIFGPRQDPKSAYAAVVPLFVTCCLRGEPPTIHGDGEQSRDFTFVADAVRANLAAADAPRAAGQVVNVAGGRRVTLNELLGMIQEIAGSRVTPVHGPVRAGDVRHSLADLGRARALLGWEPATSLRAGLESTVASLRAAGGAR; encoded by the coding sequence GTGACGGCGGGACGCGAGCGACAGGCGCTGGTGACGGGCGGCGCGGGCTTCATCGGAAGCCATCTGGTGGACGGGCTGCTCGAGGCGGGCTGGCGGGTGCGGGTGCTCGACGACTTCTCGAGCGGCCGCGAGGCGAACCTCGCCGCTGCCCGCGCGCGCATCGAGCTGATCCGCGGGGACCTGGCCGATCCGGCCACCGCCGCGAAGGCGGTGGCCGGCGCCGAGGTGGTCTTCCACCAGGGCGCGATCCCGTCGGTGCCGCGCAGCGTCGCGGAGCCCGTGCGCACCAATCGCGTCAACATCGACGGCACGCTCACGATCCTCGAAGCCGCACGCGAGGCCGGGGTTCGCCGCGTGGTCTACGCCGCGTCCTCGTCGGCCTACGGCGACACCGAGGTGCTGCCGAAGGTCGAGACCATGCCGGCGTCGTCGCTCTCGCCCTACGCGCTCCAGAAGTACGCGGGCGAGGTCTACTGCCGGCTCTACCACGAGCTCTACGGCCTCGAGACCGTGGCGCTCCGCTACTTCAACATCTTCGGGCCGCGCCAGGACCCGAAGAGCGCCTACGCCGCGGTCGTCCCGCTCTTCGTGACCTGCTGCCTGCGCGGCGAGCCGCCGACGATCCACGGCGACGGCGAGCAGTCGCGGGACTTCACCTTCGTCGCGGATGCCGTGCGCGCAAACCTCGCCGCCGCCGACGCGCCGCGGGCGGCCGGGCAGGTCGTCAACGTGGCCGGCGGCCGGCGGGTCACCCTCAACGAGCTGCTCGGGATGATCCAGGAGATCGCCGGGAGCCGCGTGACACCGGTCCACGGGCCGGTCCGCGCGGGCGACGTGCGGCACAGCCTCGCCGACCTCGGCCGGGCGCGCGCGCTCCTCGGCTGGGAGCCCGCGACCTCGTTGCGCGCGGGCCTCGAGAGCACCGTGGCGAGCCTGCGGGCCGCAGGGGGGGCGAGGTGA